Genomic DNA from Haloarcula marina:
CCTCCTCGTGTAACGTCTACGGGCGGGCGACGAGTACGGACATCGACGAGACGGTCGATCCGGACCCCATCAACCCATATGCCGAGACGAAACTCGACTCCGAGACACTGTTGCGGGAGTACTGCGAGGAGTTCGGCATGGACGGCACCGCCCTGCGAATGGCGACGAACTTCGGCTACTCGGCGGGCGTCCGGTTCAACCTCGTGGTCAACTACTTCGTGTTCCGAGCGCTCACAGGCCGAACGCTCACCGTCTACGGCGACGGGTCGAACTGGCGGCCGTTCATCCACGTCTCGGACGCCGCCCGCGCCTACAAACATGCTGCTCTCGAACCGGGCGAGTGGGACGAGACGGTGTACAACGTGGGCGACAACGATCTGAACTACCAGATATCCGAAATTGCCGACATCGTCGACGAGGAGGTCGGCGCGGTCGACGTGACCTATCTGGAAGACGAACATCCCGGTCCGTCGTACCACGTCAACTTCGACCGACTTCGGGAGACGGGATTCGAACCGCAGACCACCCTCCGAGAGGGGGTTCGCGACCTCGCACGGAGATTCACCGATGCCTGAACGAGCAATAGACACACCACACGTCGCTATCACGGGCGCGGCTGGCTATATCGGTAGCCGCGTCCTCGTCGAACTGCAAGACCAACACCCCGACTGGGAACTTACCGCCATCGACAACTTCTACCGCGGCGACCTGCGAACGGTCGGCGGTGTCGAGGTCCAGCACGTCGACATCCGGAATCGCGATCGTCTGGAAGACGCGTTGGACGGGGCTGATGTGGTGCTCCACCTCGCGGCGATATCCGGTGTCGACGACTGCGACGAGAACCCTGATCTGGCCTACGAGGTCAACGTCCAGGGTACCGAGAACGTGGCGTGGTTCTGCCGGAAGACAGGCGCCGCGCTGGCGTTCCCGTTCTCGATGGCCGTCATCGGCGATCCACAGGAATTTCCCATCACTGTCGACCACCCGCGAGACCCAATCAACTGGTACGGGCGGACAAAACTGCTCTCAGAGCGCGCTATCGATACGTTCGCCGACGGTGCGTTCCCAGCCCATCAGTTCATGATATCGAACCTCTACGGCGGCCACGAAGTGGGCGGCGACCTCGTCTCGAAGGGGACGGTCATCAACTTCTTCCTCGGCCGCGCGCTCGCCGGGGAGACGCTGACCGTCTACGAACCCGGGACACAGTCGCGGAACTTCGTCCACGTGAAAGACATCGCTCGCGCGTACGTCCTGAGCGCCGAGCGACTGCTGGACCAACGCGAGGCAGGCGAGACGGGCGTCGAGAAGTTCGAACTCGCCAGCGACGAGGACCCCAGCGTCCACGAGGTGGCCGAACTCGTTCAGTCGGCGGCGGCCGACCACGGCATCGACGTCGACGTGGAACTCGTCGAGAACCCCCGTGCTGGCGAGGAGACGCTGGTCGACTCCTTCGAGGTCGACACCTCGCGGGCGGCGCGCCTCCTCAACTGGGAGGCCACCGAGACCGTCGAGGCGACCGTTCGGGCGGCGCTGGACAGCCGTCAGTGACAGTCGAACTACAGTAACCAGAACTTACAAGCGGGATTGCCCGCTCCCTTCGGACGAATGGACCTCGACGCTCGTTTCGCTGACCGTCCGGTGTTCGTCACCGGTGCCGACGGGTTCGTCGGCTCACACCTCACCGAACGCCTTGTCGAGGCCGGTGCGAACGTCCACGTGTTCGTCCGGGCCACCTCCAGCGGCGAACTCCGGAACATCCGCCACCTCAGAGACGACATCACCGTCCACCGTGGCGACCTGCGGGACAAACACTCCGTCTCACAGGCGCTGGCCGCCTTACAGGAGTACGACGAGAGCATCATCTTTCACCTGGCGGCGCAGGCCCACGTCGGCGAGTCGTGGGACCGGCCCTACGAGACCATCGACACGAACGTCACGGGAACGTTGAACCTCCTGCAGAGCGTCGTCGACCTCGACTTGGACATCTCGAAGTTCGACACCGCCGGGACCAGCGAGGAGTACGGCAACGTCAACGAGGAGATGGCCGAGAAACACGACTTCGAGGACGACGGCCGCGTCCTGTTGAGCGAGCGCTCGCCGGTCAATCCGACGAGCATCTACGCCACGTCGAAACTCGCCGCCGATTTCCTGACGATGAACTTCTACGACGCCTACGGCCTGCCGGGAGTCACGACCCGGATGTTCAACAACTACGGTCCCCGACAGAACCCCCGCTACATCACGGGGACCATCATCACGCAAGCGCTGGAACGCGATATCGTCGAACTCGGGAACCTCACGCCGAAACGGGACATGTGCTACGTCACTGACGGCGTGCGCGGGCACATGCACGTCGCCCTCGACGGGAATCCCGGCGAGGAGTACGTCTACGGTCACGGCGAGAATATCTCGATGCGGGAGTGGACGGAGACCATCCTCTCGGTCGGCACGCAAGAGGGCTACTGGGACGACCCCGAAATCGTCCAGCGCGAGGACCGGTACCGGCCCGGCGACAGCGACGTGGAGGAACTGCTGGTCGGGTACGAGAAACTCAACGCGGAGACCGGGTGGGAACCCGAAGTCAGTTGGCGCGAGGGCGTCCGCCGGACCATCGAGTGGTACGCGAACAACAAGGAGACGTGGTACGGTCGGGTCGACTGGCAATGAGCGGCGACTACTGGGCCGAGAAGACGGTGATGGTCACGGGCGGCGCGGGCTTTCTCGGCAGTCACGTCGTCGACGAACTCCGTGCTCGTTCCCCCGACGTCGACGTGTTCGTCCCGCGGAGCGACGAGTACGACCTGCGCGAACGGGCGGCTATCCGGCGGGCGTTCGTCGAGTCCGACGCCGACGTGGTCCTCCACCTCGCCGCCACCGTCGGTGGCATCGGCGCGAACGCCGAGAATCCGGGGCGGTACTTCTACGACAACGCCATCATGGGCATCGAACTCCTCGAACAGGCCCGGAAGTTCGACGTGGAGAAGTGCACCATACTGGGGACCATCTGTTCGTACCCGAAACACACCCCGGTCCCGTTCAGCGAAGACGACCTCTACGAGGGCTACCCCGAGGAGACGAACGCCCCCTACGGCATCGCCAAGAAGGCCCTGCTCACACAGTCGCGGGCCTACCGCGACCAGTACGACTTCGACAGCATCTACCTCCTGCCGGTGAACCTCTACGGCCCGCGCGACGACTTCGACCTCGAAACGGCCCACGTCATCCCCGCCATCATCCGGAAGTGCATCGAGGCCCGCGAGGCCGGTCGCGAGTCGATAACCGCGTGGGGAACCGGCGACCCGACCCGCGAGTTCCTCTACGTTGAGGACGCCGCCGAGGGCATCGTCGACGCCACCGAACGCTACGACGGCGGGGACCCCGTCAATCTGGGGAGCGGCACGGAGATATCCATCCGCGAGTTGGTCGAGACCATCGTCGAGGTGACCGGATTCGAGGGCGAGGTGGAGTGGGACACCTCAAAACCGGACGGCCAACCGCGGCGTCGGTTGGACACCTCTCGGGCCGAGGAGCGCTTCGGATGGACGGCGTCGACGCCGTTCGAGGAGGGGTTGGAGCGGACTGTCGAGTGGTACGAGGCGCATCGACGGACGAAGACATAACCGTCAACGGACGCCCCATCATACGCTACTGGCACGGTAGCGTGACCCGTGCGGGGCCGCCCCGGTGCCCTACGAGAGGAGCGAGCGATGGAGGGTGACGGTGTCGGCACAGACACGCCCCACATCGTGTCGCTCTATCCAGTAGGTGCCGCGTGGTTCTGACCACTCTTCGCCAATCGCTCGCCTGAGCGTCGACAGGGAGCGTGTGTCGAGTATCCGGACGATATCCGCCTCGGACAACTCCGGAACATCGACGGTGAGGAGGGCTGGCGTACCGAGAACTATCGCTTCGAGGACCACACGTGGGAATCCCTCGCTAACGGAGGGGAGGACGAGCATCTCTGCGCCGTCAATAACCTGAAGGGCATCGTCGTGTGGTCGCGAGCCCAGATGCACGGCGCCCTCAGGGAGCGAGCGAACGAGCTGTCGTCCTGCCTTATCGACAGGGTTACCCAGAATCACTACCGGAGGATTGCTGTCCATCCCCGAGATCGCCTCGACGAGAAGCGGGGCACCTTTCGCGGCCGAGATATCACCAACGAACGCCAGATAACGCTCCGGCAGTGACGAGGCGAGCCGTTCGTTCCTGTCGTAGGTCCGTATCCCGTCAATGTCGACAGGGACGGGGATTTCGACGAGCCGATTGAGCGCGATGTTGCTCTTCCGACGACACCGCTCGTGGATACCCCTCGACCCACAGATGACAGCCGCAAAACCCGGAGCAGAAGGTGGAATCGTGCTCATGTCCCGAACGTCGAGTACGAACCGACACCGTGTCACGGCACGCAAAACACGAAAACCCCAGTCAAGAGGAAGGTTATAACCAAGTCGACCGACGAAGGTGACCGTCGAGTGGATCTGGACAACGGTTTCCTGGTAGGTAAAACAGTACCACGTCAGCGCCATCAAGAGAATGAGCTGTTTAAGTAGAAACGAAAACGGCCGAAGGAGGGTGCCACGGCTGCTCGTCCGCGGTAGGATGCGGTACACCGTCCGGTTACCATTAGTTTCGCGGAACGGTCGTGACGGGTGAACGGTTGTCAGAACGGACAGCGAGCGCACTGCCTCACTCTCTTTGAGTTCAGCCGAAAGGAGCCGGTAGTAGGTCGCCGCACCGCCGGTATCTGGCGGATATTTGGGTGTGACGATGGCGAGGTCGTAGTCATTCATGTGTTAGATCGTCGTAGAACTCACGTAGCTGTTCGCCGACGACAGCTGGCCGGTAGCGCTCGTAAGCGCGATGTCTGCCGTTGTTTCCTAGTTCCGTTCGTCGAACCTCGTCGCAAAGGAGGTTCTCAATGGCCCTAGCTAGGTCCAAGGGCGACCGTTCCGGAACGACAAGCGAACTCTCCCCTTCAGAGACGACGTAGGGCAACCCCCCGACGTCCGTCACGACAGTGGCCGTACCGCAGGCCATCGCCTCAAGAACCGCCATGCCGAACTGCTCCTCGTTGTTCGGCATCGTCACGCTCGGTAGTACTGCTACGTCCGCGAGGTTGTAGAGTGTCGGCATCTGAGTGTATGGAATCCGCTCGCGCCAAACGATGCGCTCACTTTTGGCGATACGCGCGCTGGCCTCGTCGTCAAGTTCGTCGGTCCCCAGCAAGACGAGGCGAGCATCTTCATTCTCGATGCGCTCGAACGCACTCAGGAGGTCGTAGGTCCCTTTCTGCTCGCAAAGGCCATGAACGAACAGCACGTTTCGGGTTGAGTTCAGCTCGGTCGGCAGACTGACATCCGCCGGCCGGGCGTCCTCAACTGGTGCGAACCGCTCTGTGTCTATCGCGTTTGGCAGTACGGTCACCTTCTCATGAGGGACACCCTCGTGGATCAGCGCGCGTCTTCCAAGCGGTGTCGTAGTCGTAATACCGGCCGCGCGCCGGTTGACGTACTGTTTCGTCTTCCAGAGGAGCGGGTTGCGCTGGTAGAGGGGATAGGGGATATTCTCGCCGGTGCTGAACGCGAACGCCGTATCCGTGCCACGCGTCGCGCGCGCAGCCTGGGCCGAAAATAGATTGAAGTTCTCACTGGTGTGGAGTACGTCGAACCGCTCTATCAGGTCCCCGAGTCCGACCATGTAGTCCGAAGGGAACCGAAGCTTCCTGACCGCCCGCGAAATAAAGTGGTCGTACCCAAATAGGTTGAGCCAGCCGTCCGGCCACGGGAGCTGTTCAACCGGCATTGATAGGGAGTCGGTGTCGAACCGCGGCGGGTCGCTTTCGAAGGCAACGACCCGGTGGTCTGTCTCATTGTGGAGGTACTCCCACGGACGGACCCCGTCTGGTCGGAGATACGGACCCCGAATCAGAGCGATATGGGCCATTCGTTAAGGAGTTAGCGGGAGCTATCTTAAAATTCGCGTCTGCAATCCTCAGTGCGCGCCGTATGTTGGCTTTATTACTACGTGTAGACAATGTATGAACCATGCGTATTGTGGTTATTCCGTTCGGGTTCTTTTCCGATGACCTCTCTTCACCATCGCTTGCGGACTTCTCTGCCCCGCTAATCGCGGACCGAATCAGCTTGCTCACCGACGAGTTTGACGACGTCACGCTCATCGCTGGCTGGCAGGAGGGCGAGTCCATGGTCCGGCATCCAGACGGGAACAGATATGTCACTATCAGAACGACCGGGAGAGCATCAATAGTGAAATACCTCTATCGGGCGGTCAGGGAACTTGGACGACATCGGGACGAGGAGGTTGCGGTCGTCAACTTCAACCCGCATATCCCGGGTTGTTTGCTCGCTGCGTACTGTGACGCTGTCGGCATCCCGTTCGTCACGTACTTCATCGGACTGCCAGAAGGGAGTCCGGGGGCATTCGATAAGCATCTCTACACGTTCCGGTTCCTGTTGCGACGGTCGGACGGCCGAATCTGTCTCACACCGAAGGCCCGTGACCGGTTACAGGAACTTGCTGGTGTCGATATCGAAGTGGTCCCCAACGGTGTCCACCCGATGTTTCGACCCGATGCGAAGGTTGATGCCGAGGAGAATCTACTGCTGTACGTGGGCCGGTTCGCACCCGAAAAGCGACTCCCCTTACTCGTCCGTGCATTCGCCCGGGTTCGGGAACGCGGGGTCGACACGCGTCTCGTCCTCATCGGCGCACGGCGGGAAACCGCCAAGACAGAGGTCAAGGAGCTCGCGGCGGAGCTCGGCGTCGCGTCAAGCGTTGAGGTGTACGGCCGTATTCCTAGGGAATCGGTGCCGGAGTGGATGAACCGCGCACGGTCGGTCGTACTACCTTCCCGCGATGAGGGGTTCGGGATGGTACTCATGGAAGCGATGGCCTGCGGGACGCCACCAATTGGGATGGACAGTGGCTCGGTCCCGTGGGTCATCGACGATGCCGGGCAGCTGTGTGCGGACGAAGACGAATTGGTGGACGCCCTCGAACGGATCGTTGCCGACGACGACTACTACCGACAACAGCGGGAGCGAGCACTTAACCGGGCGTCGAAGTTCACCCGCGAGCAGTGGGGAATAAACATCCGAAAGGCAATCCTGAACTCTGTCGCCTGACGGGCTTCGATGACATCACACTGCCAGCCTCACGGCCGCACTGTCACGGTACCTCGGTCCGCCTCGCTATGGTACACTGTGGCACCCGACAGCAACAGGCCGACGGTCAGCCAGAGTATCTTCGTATAAGAGCCGTCGAATAGCATCAGTTCGACGCTTACTCCAGCGTAGGCGGCTAGAAGCGTGACCCAGAGGAACGGGGTACGGGATCGGCAGGCTGTCTGCAGGCCGGTTCGGAACGCGAGGGTATAGACGGCAAGAAACAGTACGAATGCGAGCGGGCCGAACGAGACCAAGATGCTCAGGACACCGTTGTGGATGACCTCCGTGCCGTAGGCGTGAAAGTACGACGCACGTCCGATGCCAATGAGCGGCGACTGGAGGTATACGGAAAATGCGGTCCGGTACGCGTGGAGCCGGGAGTAGAGTGTCAACGGATCAATGGCGATAAGCCAGCGTGCGACGCCGACCATGGCGAACGGTACGGCGATAACAGCGACCGCCAGAAGCGAGTAGCCGAAAGCGGGTCGAATGCGTCCCCAGATGATGTTAAGAGCTTTGTACGCCAGAATCAATCCCACCACCGAACCGACGGCGAGCCACGAACTCCGGCTCTGTGAGATGAACACCGCAAGCAGGAAGACCGGGAGTGCGCCAAGCGCCCACCAGTTGTCGAACTGGTCAGTCTCGTAGAGGAGGTACGCAGTCCCGAGGGACATGTACATCCCGAAGTTCCCATAGTCCATCGGTACGCCCAGTGTCCGGCGAAACGGAATCTGATATCCGAAGATCCATCTCGGTTCGATGACCGAATCGCCGAACTCGACGAGCCCAACGGAGTGAAGGACGGTGAGGACTGCGACGATCAGGAGAGAGACACACAGCAAACGTAACAGCACGTAGATATCCCGGCGGGAGTCAACCGTGAGCAGAACCGAGGCCAGCAAGAGGAGGTTCCCCAAGCGGGTTCGGGCCCAGATGGCACCGGCTAGCGGTTGGACGGCGTTGGGGATCGCGGCCACCTCCACACCGAAAAGGATACACAGCCCGAAAAGGCCAAGCAAGGCCGTCCGCTGGATGTCGATCGCCCCCCGCTCCAGCGCGCTGACGAGTACAGCCGACGCCGCCACCAGCAGAAAAATGTCAGGTAAGGATAAGAACCAGACGAGGTCGAGTCCGGTAAACGGGGTCGTAGCGACCGCAGCGCACGTGAGCTGGAATCCACGTCTCCTTCGCACAGGAGTGGTAGCGTGATTTGGGTCTTGAATATTTCGATTATTTCACCAATCCATATCCACATACTTACCACAGAATGCCGCCATCGGAAAACTCGCCGAGACCGCTGGCGATCCGCCGGCCTCTGCATGTCAGTCGCTACGGTCTGCCGACGCCGGCGTACCGCAAGCCGGCCGCCCGGATGGCGTCCGCATCAAGCACGTTCCGTCCGTCGACGACGACCTCAACGCCCCTGTCGGCCAATCGTTCCGGATCGAGTCCGCGGAACGCCTCGTGGTCTGTGACGAGGACAACGGCGTCAACCGGTTGATATGGTGACTCGACCGTCGATTCGGAGGGCAGCAGCGGGTCGTACGTGTGTATGCTGACGTCGTAAGTCTCCAGTGCAGTCCGGATCGGGAAGTACGGGCTGTTCCGCGTGTCCGGGATATCGGGCTTGAACGCCTTGCCCAGAAGCAGCACCGATGCATGCTGGGGGAGCCGACCCGACCGAACCAGATAATGGATAGTCTTGTCGGCGACGTACCGTGGCATCTTATCGTTGATTTCCCGGGCTGTCTCTAGGAAGCGGCTATTCAGGTCTTTCGAGGTTGCCTTCTCGATGAGGAAGTACGGGTCAATGGGGATGCAGTGCCCCCCGACGCCTGCGCCGGGCGAGAACCGCGTGAAGCCGAACGGCTTGGTATCCGCGGCGTCGAGAACCTCGGTCGTATCGATGCCGAGTTGCTCCAACGTCGTCGCGATCTCGTTGACGAACGCAATATTGATGTCGCGGTACGCATTCTCGATTATCTTCGAGGCCGCTGCTGCGGCCGTCGAGGAGACGGGGTGGATGGACGCATCCAAGAGCCGCTCGTAAAAAGTCACCGCGGCGTCAAGCCCGCTGTCATTGTCGGCGCCGACGACCCGGGGAATCTCGGCGAGCGACCACTCGTCGTTTCCGGGGTCAATACGCTCGGGAGCATGTGCCAGTTGGACATCTTGACCGGGCACGTGACCGAGATCCTCGAAGGCTGGAGCGACAATGTCCGAGACGGTCCCCGGGGGTATCGTCGACTCGACGACGACGAGTGTCCCACCAGGAGACTCCGGTAGCCCGGTAGCCACCGTCTCACAGACAGCTTGGAGCGCCGAGAGGTCGACGGAGAACGAAGAATCGATTGGTGTCGGGACGGTGACAACGACTGTGTCGGCGCCCGTGACGGCAGCAGCCCCGTCAGTCGTTGCAGTGAACCGCTCGGAGGTGGTGAGCGGAGCGTCTTGGGCCGCCTGGACGACGGTCGAGTCGGTGTCGACACCAGTAACCTCGAATCCTCGTTCGCTTGCCAGCATAGCGACCTCGCTGCCGACGTATCCGAGCCCGAAGACAGCTAGCCGTCGCATATCTATCTACAAACAAGGAGGCAATAAAGACGATTCGATTAAAATATCGAAAGCGATACTCCGATAGCGGATCTGTGAACGGTGTCCATACTGGAGACTAAAGGGCCTTGACCGTCTGGAGGAACGACTCCATACGGGCGCGGTACGTGTGTTCCTGGACTGTCTCGTGACCATTCGCGGCTACCTCCGATAACCGACTCCTGTCGTTGAGCAGGCGATCAACCTCGGTGGCGAGTTCGTCGGGACCGTCGTACATCAAACAGTCGACACCGTCAGTGAACACCTCCTGTTGACCCTCGCTCCTCGTCGTCGCCATAACGGAGCGGACAGCAGGGATTTCGAAGGTCCGCATGTTGTAGTATGGGAGGTTGTGGTCACCGACGACGTTGATTACGATCGATCCGGCGTTGATCGCCTTCGCGTACTCCTCGGCGTCAAGGTGGCCGCCCTTGACACAGGATCGGAGTTCGGGGTCCGAACACCGCTCGTTCCACCAGAGCCCACGTACCTGAAGGTCGTAGTCAGTGAGCGTCCTGAGGATGGACTCGCGTTTGGGGGACCACTGTCCGACAAACGTGATCTCGCAGGCGTAGGCGGGAGTTACCTCCCTCGGGTGATGGACGAACGGGTCGTGTGCGAACGGCAGGTGTTCGACGCGCGCCGCACCCTCAGAGCGGAGTGGGTCGATGAGGTGTCGTCCCCAGGTGTAGACGAGATCGTACGCCGGGAGCGCGTCAAGATACTGTTCGGCTCGTCGGCGTTTAGAACGGACTTGGAAGGGATTGTCCGGATTCCAATTCACCACGGGTGCGTCGGCGATCGTACCGATGCTGGCAACCGTCTCTCGATCAAGTTCGTACCCCTTGATGACGAGGATCACATCAGGATCCACTCGTCGGACCCGCCGCCGTGTGTTGTACTGTACGAGTGACTCGAACAGGGGCGTCGATTTGATTCGTGGGATCGATGCGAGGCGCGTTCCCGGGAGTATCGTGGGGCCAGCACGACTAGCGTAGGCGACTTCGTGGTCCAACTGCTCCAGTGCCCGCCCACACATAAATTCCAGCGCAGGGGAGTGGGTCTTCCCGTAAATGAGGATATTCATAGTGAGTGGTCACTTCCTACGTCAGTCACTGGCATCCGTTCAGCGGTGAGGATGTAGATGTCCTCCGCTGGGACCGCTCCCGCCGTGTTGACGACGGTGTAGCCCAGATCGGCCAGTTCGGTGCTGATAGTCGTCACCGGTGTGTCGTAGGCCGGGTGTGTTTCGACGATAATAATCTGGGGTGTGATTTTGAGGTCACGGATGATCTCCCGCTCGGAGCCTTCACAGTCCATCTCAAGGACATTACACGGCGGAATCGTGGCTGGCTCGATGTGCGTGGCACCGTCGGCTTCATAATCGTTGCCGACGATCTCTTTCGGCGGGCCGACGATGGCATGTTCAACTTGGACCCGGTCTGCCACGTCATTCAACGCCGCCGTGTTCTGAATCGCGCTGACGCGCCGTCTATTCCCCTCATAGGTCAGCACGTGCCCGTCGGGTCCCGCCAGTTGTGCGGCCCGTACAGTCGAGATACCGTTCCCACCGCCGACAATGACGACTTTGTCTCCAGGGTCAACCTGTGACTCGATTGCGGCGAGCAGTTCTACCTCGTAGTCGGGCATGCTGTGGATTGCGGGCGTGCTCCACGGAACAACGGAATCGAAGAGGTGCGGTGCTCTGCTGTCGGGTCCCAAGGCACCGCCGACGGCGATACCGTTGAACTCCGGGTGGGGGCCGCGCACGGGGAGCCATGGCCTAACCAGTCGGTTGTACAGGTGAGTGAACCCTTTTTTCAACAGCCCGACACTTCCGTTCTGACGGTGAATCGCGGCTGCACGTCTGATTCGCACGGGGAGATTTGTGATTACCAACGATAATTAATGTTTGGACTGCCCATCGATGACCGATTCGAGTATCTTGGTAAACCGCTCGCGCTGGCGTCGGGGTTCGTACTGAGTGGCGTTTCTGTCCGCGGCGCGGCTGACGTGTTCACGGAACGACCTATCCGTGGAGACACGTTCGAACGTGTCCGCGAGGTCAGCCCGGTCGCCGTAGAACAGTCCGGACTCACCGAGCGAATCTTCGAAGCGTGCGTGGTCGGGCAACACCAGCGGCGTCGCGTTGTGAATGGCGTCGGCGATGTTCCCGCTACCCTTCGTTTTGCTGTAGTACTCAACGATATCTTCGACGCGTTTCGTTCGCCTAAGCGGAGCAACCAAGAGCGTACTGTCTCGGAGCGTCTGTCGGAATGTATCGACAGGAATCCAATCGTCGTAGAACCGGATATCGTATCCCTCGTCGGCGAGCGCCCGGCAATGTGAGAGTATCGCCTCCCTGGCGTCTTCGGCAGGCCTCCCCAGAAGTTCCAGGCGGAGTGACGCCCCAGCGTCAACCGCCTCCCGGAAGGCACCCAGCACCGTATCGTAGTCACGACGGGCAGGATCGACGTTTCCGGGCACGGTCACAGTGACCGGGTCGATCGTCGGCGACGACTGCCGGCCGGTGAAGACCGCCGGGACGAAAGTGTACGTCTGCTTCCGGGTCAATCCGGCCGTCGTCACGTAGCGCCGGATGCTCGGGTACTCGAAGAGGAGTCCACGCTGTTTCCGGACGATCCAGCGTTTCAGCCCCCGACGAACCGACTCCCGTGGGCTTGACGTGAGTACCGGGGCCTGTAACCATCCCCGAGCGTTGAACACCCAAAGGAGCGATGGGCAGTTCGGCGAGAACCGAGCGTATTGGAACAGCTCGCGCCGCCCACCGGAGAACGGGAAACAGACCAGCATGTCTAGGGCACTGCTGACCCGCTCGACCCGTCCAAGGTAGGAGCTGAGGGACTCGGTGGGCCGCTTCGTGACGTGTCGCGTAGCGGCCACGCTGGCATCTGTGGTAATATCCTCACGGATAGCAGAGGTGGTGAAGACGGTGAGGTCGTCTTCGAGCAGCCGACAGAGCCGAACCAGATACTGCTCG
This window encodes:
- a CDS encoding NAD-dependent epimerase/dehydratase family protein, which gives rise to MSTDILVTGACGYIGSDLIPRLQADNRVGDVVVLDNLSSGSPRALMGAVDGNLEFRRGDVREYGDVESAIRGVDTVVHLAAITGASSTHDRRDETVAINYDGTENVLKAAGKLGVESVVFASSCNVYGRATSTDIDETVDPDPINPYAETKLDSETLLREYCEEFGMDGTALRMATNFGYSAGVRFNLVVNYFVFRALTGRTLTVYGDGSNWRPFIHVSDAARAYKHAALEPGEWDETVYNVGDNDLNYQISEIADIVDEEVGAVDVTYLEDEHPGPSYHVNFDRLRETGFEPQTTLREGVRDLARRFTDA
- a CDS encoding NAD-dependent epimerase/dehydratase family protein; protein product: MPERAIDTPHVAITGAAGYIGSRVLVELQDQHPDWELTAIDNFYRGDLRTVGGVEVQHVDIRNRDRLEDALDGADVVLHLAAISGVDDCDENPDLAYEVNVQGTENVAWFCRKTGAALAFPFSMAVIGDPQEFPITVDHPRDPINWYGRTKLLSERAIDTFADGAFPAHQFMISNLYGGHEVGGDLVSKGTVINFFLGRALAGETLTVYEPGTQSRNFVHVKDIARAYVLSAERLLDQREAGETGVEKFELASDEDPSVHEVAELVQSAAADHGIDVDVELVENPRAGEETLVDSFEVDTSRAARLLNWEATETVEATVRAALDSRQ
- a CDS encoding GDP-mannose 4,6-dehydratase — encoded protein: MDLDARFADRPVFVTGADGFVGSHLTERLVEAGANVHVFVRATSSGELRNIRHLRDDITVHRGDLRDKHSVSQALAALQEYDESIIFHLAAQAHVGESWDRPYETIDTNVTGTLNLLQSVVDLDLDISKFDTAGTSEEYGNVNEEMAEKHDFEDDGRVLLSERSPVNPTSIYATSKLAADFLTMNFYDAYGLPGVTTRMFNNYGPRQNPRYITGTIITQALERDIVELGNLTPKRDMCYVTDGVRGHMHVALDGNPGEEYVYGHGENISMREWTETILSVGTQEGYWDDPEIVQREDRYRPGDSDVEELLVGYEKLNAETGWEPEVSWREGVRRTIEWYANNKETWYGRVDWQ
- a CDS encoding GDP-L-fucose synthase family protein → MSGDYWAEKTVMVTGGAGFLGSHVVDELRARSPDVDVFVPRSDEYDLRERAAIRRAFVESDADVVLHLAATVGGIGANAENPGRYFYDNAIMGIELLEQARKFDVEKCTILGTICSYPKHTPVPFSEDDLYEGYPEETNAPYGIAKKALLTQSRAYRDQYDFDSIYLLPVNLYGPRDDFDLETAHVIPAIIRKCIEAREAGRESITAWGTGDPTREFLYVEDAAEGIVDATERYDGGDPVNLGSGTEISIRELVETIVEVTGFEGEVEWDTSKPDGQPRRRLDTSRAEERFGWTASTPFEEGLERTVEWYEAHRRTKT
- a CDS encoding glycosyltransferase family 4 protein, whose translation is MNDYDLAIVTPKYPPDTGGAATYYRLLSAELKESEAVRSLSVLTTVHPSRPFRETNGNRTVYRILPRTSSRGTLLRPFSFLLKQLILLMALTWYCFTYQETVVQIHSTVTFVGRLGYNLPLDWGFRVLRAVTRCRFVLDVRDMSTIPPSAPGFAAVICGSRGIHERCRRKSNIALNRLVEIPVPVDIDGIRTYDRNERLASSLPERYLAFVGDISAAKGAPLLVEAISGMDSNPPVVILGNPVDKAGRQLVRSLPEGAVHLGSRPHDDALQVIDGAEMLVLPSVSEGFPRVVLEAIVLGTPALLTVDVPELSEADIVRILDTRSLSTLRRAIGEEWSEPRGTYWIERHDVGRVCADTVTLHRSLLS
- a CDS encoding glycosyltransferase family 4 protein, which gives rise to MAHIALIRGPYLRPDGVRPWEYLHNETDHRVVAFESDPPRFDTDSLSMPVEQLPWPDGWLNLFGYDHFISRAVRKLRFPSDYMVGLGDLIERFDVLHTSENFNLFSAQAARATRGTDTAFAFSTGENIPYPLYQRNPLLWKTKQYVNRRAAGITTTTPLGRRALIHEGVPHEKVTVLPNAIDTERFAPVEDARPADVSLPTELNSTRNVLFVHGLCEQKGTYDLLSAFERIENEDARLVLLGTDELDDEASARIAKSERIVWRERIPYTQMPTLYNLADVAVLPSVTMPNNEEQFGMAVLEAMACGTATVVTDVGGLPYVVSEGESSLVVPERSPLDLARAIENLLCDEVRRTELGNNGRHRAYERYRPAVVGEQLREFYDDLTHE
- a CDS encoding glycosyltransferase family 4 protein — translated: MRIVVIPFGFFSDDLSSPSLADFSAPLIADRISLLTDEFDDVTLIAGWQEGESMVRHPDGNRYVTIRTTGRASIVKYLYRAVRELGRHRDEEVAVVNFNPHIPGCLLAAYCDAVGIPFVTYFIGLPEGSPGAFDKHLYTFRFLLRRSDGRICLTPKARDRLQELAGVDIEVVPNGVHPMFRPDAKVDAEENLLLYVGRFAPEKRLPLLVRAFARVRERGVDTRLVLIGARRETAKTEVKELAAELGVASSVEVYGRIPRESVPEWMNRARSVVLPSRDEGFGMVLMEAMACGTPPIGMDSGSVPWVIDDAGQLCADEDELVDALERIVADDDYYRQQRERALNRASKFTREQWGINIRKAILNSVA
- a CDS encoding O-antigen ligase family protein, encoding MRRRRGFQLTCAAVATTPFTGLDLVWFLSLPDIFLLVAASAVLVSALERGAIDIQRTALLGLFGLCILFGVEVAAIPNAVQPLAGAIWARTRLGNLLLLASVLLTVDSRRDIYVLLRLLCVSLLIVAVLTVLHSVGLVEFGDSVIEPRWIFGYQIPFRRTLGVPMDYGNFGMYMSLGTAYLLYETDQFDNWWALGALPVFLLAVFISQSRSSWLAVGSVVGLILAYKALNIIWGRIRPAFGYSLLAVAVIAVPFAMVGVARWLIAIDPLTLYSRLHAYRTAFSVYLQSPLIGIGRASYFHAYGTEVIHNGVLSILVSFGPLAFVLFLAVYTLAFRTGLQTACRSRTPFLWVTLLAAYAGVSVELMLFDGSYTKILWLTVGLLLSGATVYHSEADRGTVTVRP